One window of the Pieris brassicae chromosome Z, ilPieBrab1.1, whole genome shotgun sequence genome contains the following:
- the LOC123718465 gene encoding uncharacterized protein LOC123718465 isoform X1 produces MELSPDEEKNIPPVPIKTYQWEDLRRAREAGGYPWTHLLKVPLQEEITAEDIIRSTTPKRSMSREFSRSRTHSPVVGDVQKILNLDSSPGSSRKHDDDGRDEGVHIPNFSKEISLDSEDDFLNKKTMSKSSINLVTSTEIPKNISPKSILKRRAPDPQYIGVTETREKTKCCHPLVNKIKHLADKTLQKLDKVESEKSPVSKRKRNEESQEIRQLKNSPSAVRRQKFSAIKLGDSDEVSKTICVDTPPPRKRKEHIYEDIDDTKGISLENLQNISQDKVEELHKDNDIHVEKRSTKSYDPSLVAEDTYSLKEEEHVMEILHKNIDQHRKEVIITEDDHDIAEEAVHQETPNTYNTSHNITITEITDDESTSNMEQSSTVPIEVSPSPSPREIQRKRKEEFQDNDWSKPSSDHEYEIIEKPPPNITYTAPSVDEKPNMVKTEDEMSSTSSLERKYLQNQSDDEEIDSKENINEDTKDSAMSAEALQKDIEERFFVNTPSTVSRTECEISTSQVDSSALENLPLKRDSRTKNGENIDSKIQQRLKEGTGKLKSQAGKLRTKINSMKMPDRPKFKMPERPKFSFPDKSKFTLPERSKIKSFNIKERFSLGERRKFSLPERPKFNVPEFPKFKMPERLLTNFQSLGRKKEYKVDDNTESTSDLQNTATVDFEVKTYPRLFSKKKKTPLPKTSSSPTLNREDTPPPTFTFTRMKKPIEETAYDPERSEEPREYGSIDNKDDFTSDTVEKKQFETTYDFDRMPSYDYEEEEQEFQNTENSHPGSQLMPNQEFTHINEINKDEFFVRPRGISRENIQVREYLSDEIRQAFQTPQNVLVTMGTDSRDDDHMYANDLDVDNDIIDDENIKYSTEDINERDDGYYTFPPVRPSRAKRKKKETDSIKYIDDSVNASMQFSEVDLGMSDDLDDQPMNDNLQSHVNQEFSDFPPPTDLRSIHEYANDEIIEYPDQLVQSQTLPMPPKRKKKFGKQDTNSSLNTFDSLTLPENFEKPQDRSEDIIVYRTEHEYTVPQAESAIDPSPAPPKRTRSRSSREPSLYDDDRTSRGADSLILDTNLPPASDIDGRSESCHESPGYATVDKGGNQQIKTARRSKSKTPPRRRKSNSSERKYYTVGSSKTVVPNRPPRKKSSISLTTLDSFARRSISGDFTQYDEIDEPQVEDVHKDLKSGKILNKMKDRPLPPPPRPPRGPRKKKNSSVDGLNELDQIMDIESPLTTSPSPYLSSELHQSDIVEIEVSTQTDPLPDDVEFDIEENLNISMSSSLRDLVNEDSMLGKLSDKTGSRPTSRSEKSLKLSDPKISGLGRSSPTVILVEKRVSSPTRINERDEMLTEASLTVQPIDVDQRETPEVPPFPKSRKSSAPKPAAVTLSDRTVERISVETSRDVQLDNLVTQRLQVRDLDVGRLNVSELQATKILVSDIEGMTLQVNELDSKSGHISVSGIEFSQSVIDEIAKKFAEMTAVSSNQVIITQAQPSVAQIPSTPKTENKEEETQTEASQEETKKESKIVENIDDDSLSVTCAPPLSIEENIPPQRPPPPDLTPLLYSYLQDLASPPPQIYFPRNLPPTNLSEALHTTPAPPLRRSKRKPAAALSESSSDDSRPRPSPRRMPVPVRAQEPTITEAGAQFLRVCHNSITRAVRNLYTSFMNYVHGAQDKKDVQMAMVICLVLVAGLIMFGLSDSRAVHHHHWEFFNPPDIPQ; encoded by the exons ATGGAATTGTCACCagatgaagaaaaaaatatcccaCCGGTGCCAATAAAAACATATCAGTGGGAAGATTTGCGAAGAGCTCGAGAGGCTGGAGGTTATCCTTGGACACATTTACTAAAAGTACCTCTTCAGGAGGAAATAACAGCAGAGGATATAATCAGATCAACAACGCCTAAAAGAAGTATGTCTCGTGAATTTTCGAGATCGCGTACTCATTCCCCGGTTGTTGGGGATGtacaaaagattttaaatttagattcaTCTCCTGGAAGTAGCCGAAAACACGATGACGATGGCAGAGATGAAGGTGTTCATATTCCCAACTTCTCTAAAGAGATATCTTTAGATTCTGaagatgattttttaaataaaaagacaatGTCAAAATCGTCCATAAATCTCGTTACTTCAACAGAAAtcccaaaaaatatttctcccaaaagtattttaaaacgtCGCGCACCAGACCCACAGTATATTGGAGTTACGGAAACTCGCGAAAAAACCAAATGTTGTCATCcccttgtaaataaaataaaacatttagctGATAAAACGCTAcaaaaattagataaggtcGAAAGTGAAAAATCTCCAGTATCAAAGCGAAAGAGAAATGAAGAATCCCAAGAAATAAGGCAGTTAAAAAATTCACCCAGTGCCGTACGGCGACAAAAATTTAGTGCAATAAAGTTAGGGGACTCGGATGAAGTAAGTAAAACAATCTGCGTAGACACACCCCCACCCAGAAAGAGAAAAGAACATATCTATGAAGATATAGATGATACAAAAGGAATATCTTTAGAAAATCTTCAAAATATTTCTCAAGATAAAGTCGAAGAATTACACAAAGATAACGATATTCATGTAGAAAAGAGATCAACTAAATCCTATGACCCTAGTTTAGTCGCTGAAGATACATATTCTTTAAAGGAAGAAGAACACGTTATggaaatattacataaaaatattgaccAGCATCGTAAAGAAGTTATTATAACGGAGGATGATCATGATATAGCTGAAGAAGCAGTTCATCAAGAAACACCCAATACTTATAATACCTCTcacaatattacaattactgAAATTACTGATGATGAATCTACGAGTAATATGGAACAATCTTCAACGGTACCTATTGAAGTATCACCGAGTCCAAGTCCCAGAGAAATACAACGAAAACGGAAGGAAGAATTTCAAGATAACGATTGGTCTAAACCAAGCAG TGATCATGAATATGAAATCATCGAAAAGCCACCACCAAATATTACTTACACGGCCCCAAGCGTAGATGAAAAACCCAACATGGTAAAAACTGAAGATGAAATGTCAAGTACTTCTTCTTTAGAAcgcaaatatttacaaaatcaaTCTGATGACGAAGAAATTGAtagcaaagaaaatataaatgaagatACAAAAGATAGTGCAATGAGTGCAGAAGCTTTACAAAAAGATATTGAAGAacgtttttttgttaatacgCCTTCGACGGTATCAAGAACTGAATGTGAAATTAGTACCAGCCAGGTTGACTCGTCTGCGTTGGAAAATTTACCATTAAAAAGAGACAGCCGCACAAAAAATGGAGAGAACATTGACAGTAAAATACAACAACGATTAAAGGAGGGAACaggaaaattaaaatctcAAGCTGGAAAACTaagaacaaaaattaatagtatGAAGATGCCTGATCGacctaaatttaaaatgccaGAAAGACCTAAATTTTCATTTCCtgataaaagtaaatttaccCTACCAGAGAGATCTAAAATAAAGAGCTTCAATATAAAAGAAAGGTTTTCTTTGGGAGAGCGAAGAAAGTTTTCTTTGCCTGAGAGGCCAAAATTTAATGTTCCCGAGTTTCCGAAGTTTAAAATGCCCGAAAGACTTCTAACTAACTTCCAGAGTTTAGGAAGGAAAAAAGAGTATAAAGTGGATGATAACACTGAATCTACTTCCGATTTACAAAACACAGCCACCGTAGACTTCGAAGTAAAGACATATCCAAgactattttcaaaaaaaaagaaaactccTCTACCCAAAACATCGTCTTCTCCTACTTTAAATAGAGAAGATACTCCACCTCCCACTTTTACCTTTACTCGTATGAAGAAGCCGATCGAAGAAACAGCTTATGATCCTGAAAGGTCAGAAGAACCACGAGAATACGGTAGTATCGATAACAAAGACGATTTTACTTCTGATACcgtagaaaaaaaacaatttgaaacGACGTATGATTTTGATAGAATGCCTTCATATGACTACGAAGAAGAAGAACAAGAATTCCAGAATACTGAAAACTCACACCCAGGTTCACAATTGATGCCGAATCAAGAATTCACGCACATAAACGAAATAAACAAAGACGAATTTTTTGTTCGACCGAGAGGAATATCTCGAGAAAATATACAAGTAAGGGAATACTTGAGCGATGAAATACGACAAGCGTTTCAGACACCGCAAAATGTTTTGGTCACTATGGGAACGGATTCTAGAGACGACGATCACATGTATGCCAACGACTTAGATGTCGATAATGATATAATCGACGACGAAAATATCAAATACTCAACAGAAGATATTAATGAAAGGGATGACGGATATTATACATTCCCACCCGTTAGACCATCTAGAGCAAAACGAAAGAAGAAAGAAACTGAttccattaaatatattgacgaTAGCGTAAATGCCAGTATGCAGTTTAGTGAGGTAGATTTGGGAATGTCTGACGATCTTGATGATCAACCTATGAATGATAACTTACAAAGTCATGTCAATCAGGAATTCTCAGACTTTCCTCCTCCGACTGATTTACGTTCCATTCACGAATATGCAAATGACGAAATTATCGAATATCCTGATCAACTTGTTCAATCACAAACACTTCCTATGCCTCCAAAACGGAAAAAGAAATTTGGCAAACAAGACACAAATTCCTCATTGAACACCTTTGACAGTTTGACACTTCCGGAAAATTTTGAAAAGCCTCAGGATCGCAGCGAggat ATAATCGTGTATCGAACTGAACACGAATACACTGTTCCTCAAGCTGAATCAGCTATTGATCCGAGCCCTGCGCCACCAAAACGAACCCGTTCGCGAAGTTCTCGTGAACCATCTCTGTATGACGATGATCGAACTTCGAGAGGGGCAGATTCTCTAATACTTGACACAAATCTTCCACCCGCCAGTGACATAGATGGGAGATCAGAAAGTTGCCATGAAAGTCCAGGATATGCTACTGTCGATAAAGGGGGTAATCAACAAATTAAAACGGCTAGAAGATCTAAAAGCAAAACACCACCACGACGCAGGAAAAGTAATAGTTCTGAAAGAAAGTATTACACTGTGGGCAGTAGTAAAACTGTTGTTCCAAATAGACCGCCTAGGAAAAAATCATCTATAAGTCTTACAACATTAGATAGCTTCGCTCGACGATCTATAAGTGGTGATTTTACGCAGTATGATGAGATAGATGAACCGCAGGTTGAAGACGTACACAAGGACCTAAAATCagggaaaattttaaataaaatgaaagatAGACCGTTGCCCCCTCCACCTCGCCCACCCAGGGGAccaagaaaaaagaaaaattcatCAGTGGATGGACTCAATGAACTAGATCAAATTATGGATATAGAGAGCCCACTGACAACGTCTCCTTCCCCCTACTTATCTAGTGAACTCCATCAAAGTGATATAGTAGAAATAGAAGTCTCTACACAAACAGACCCTCTTCCAGATGATGTTGAATTTGACATAGAAGAAAACTTGAATATATCCATGTCTAGTTCCTTAAGGGATCTCGTAAATGAAGATTCAATGCTTGGTAAATTATCAGATAAAACAGGTTCTCGGCCTACGTCAAGATCtgaaaaatcattaaaactcTCTGACCCAAAAATATCGGGTCTCGGACGTTCATCGCCAACTGTAATTTTAGTTGAAAAACGTGTATCAAGTCCAACTAGAATAAACGAAAGAGACGAAATGTTAACCGAAGCATCATTAACTGTTCAACCTATAGATGTTGATCAAAGAGAAACTCCTGAAGTACCACCCTTTCCAAAATCAAGAAAATCTTCTGCACCTAAGCCTGCAGCTGTTACATTAAGTGACCGTACCGTTGAAAGAATTTCTGTTGAGACAAGTCGTGATGTTCAGTTAGATAACTTGGTTACACAAAGATTGCAAGTAAGAGATCTAGATGTTGGCAGATTAAACGTCTCTGAATTACAAGCTACTAAAATCCTTGTATCAGATATTGAAGGTATGACACTTCAAGTTAATGAACTAGATTCGAAATCGGGCCATATATCAGTAAGTGGCATAGAATTCTCGCAATCCGTTATTGATGAAATTGCTAAGAAGTTTGCGGAAATGACTGCAGTTAGTTCAAATCaagtaataataacacaaGCACAGCCAAGTGTGGCACAGATACCTTCAACTCCTAAGACCGAAAACAAAGAAGAGGAGACGCAAACAGAGGCATCTCAAGAAGAAACGAAAAAGGAAAGTAAAATTGTTGAAAATATTGATGATGATTCTCTGTCTGTAACATGTGCACCTCCACTTAGCATCGAAGAGAATATACCACCTCAAAGACCCCCACCTCCTGATCTTACTCCacttttatattcatatttacaaGACCTTGCGTCCCCACCCCctcaaatttattttcctCGAAATCTACCACCTACAAATTTGTCAGAGGCTCTCCATACTACACCAGCCCCACCTTTACGGCGATCAAAACGTAAGCCCGCCGCAGCGCTAAGCGAATCCAGTTCTGATGACAGTAGACCTAGACCTTCGCCTCGAAGAATGCCTGTTCCGGTCAGAGCTCAGGAGCCAACTATCACTGAGGCGGGTGCCCAATTTTTAAGAGTGTGCCATAATTCTATTACTCGTGCTGTAAGGAATTTGTACACTTCCTTTATGAACTACGTTCATGGTGCCCAAGATAAAAAAGATGTCCAAATGGCTATGGTTATATGTTTAGTGTTAGTCGCAGGTTTGATCATGTTTGGCTTAAGCGATAGTAGGGCTGTACACCATCACCATTGGGAGTTTTTCAACCCTCCAGACATACcccaataa
- the LOC123718465 gene encoding uncharacterized protein LOC123718465 isoform X2: MSREFSRSRTHSPVVGDVQKILNLDSSPGSSRKHDDDGRDEGVHIPNFSKEISLDSEDDFLNKKTMSKSSINLVTSTEIPKNISPKSILKRRAPDPQYIGVTETREKTKCCHPLVNKIKHLADKTLQKLDKVESEKSPVSKRKRNEESQEIRQLKNSPSAVRRQKFSAIKLGDSDEVSKTICVDTPPPRKRKEHIYEDIDDTKGISLENLQNISQDKVEELHKDNDIHVEKRSTKSYDPSLVAEDTYSLKEEEHVMEILHKNIDQHRKEVIITEDDHDIAEEAVHQETPNTYNTSHNITITEITDDESTSNMEQSSTVPIEVSPSPSPREIQRKRKEEFQDNDWSKPSSDHEYEIIEKPPPNITYTAPSVDEKPNMVKTEDEMSSTSSLERKYLQNQSDDEEIDSKENINEDTKDSAMSAEALQKDIEERFFVNTPSTVSRTECEISTSQVDSSALENLPLKRDSRTKNGENIDSKIQQRLKEGTGKLKSQAGKLRTKINSMKMPDRPKFKMPERPKFSFPDKSKFTLPERSKIKSFNIKERFSLGERRKFSLPERPKFNVPEFPKFKMPERLLTNFQSLGRKKEYKVDDNTESTSDLQNTATVDFEVKTYPRLFSKKKKTPLPKTSSSPTLNREDTPPPTFTFTRMKKPIEETAYDPERSEEPREYGSIDNKDDFTSDTVEKKQFETTYDFDRMPSYDYEEEEQEFQNTENSHPGSQLMPNQEFTHINEINKDEFFVRPRGISRENIQVREYLSDEIRQAFQTPQNVLVTMGTDSRDDDHMYANDLDVDNDIIDDENIKYSTEDINERDDGYYTFPPVRPSRAKRKKKETDSIKYIDDSVNASMQFSEVDLGMSDDLDDQPMNDNLQSHVNQEFSDFPPPTDLRSIHEYANDEIIEYPDQLVQSQTLPMPPKRKKKFGKQDTNSSLNTFDSLTLPENFEKPQDRSEDIIVYRTEHEYTVPQAESAIDPSPAPPKRTRSRSSREPSLYDDDRTSRGADSLILDTNLPPASDIDGRSESCHESPGYATVDKGGNQQIKTARRSKSKTPPRRRKSNSSERKYYTVGSSKTVVPNRPPRKKSSISLTTLDSFARRSISGDFTQYDEIDEPQVEDVHKDLKSGKILNKMKDRPLPPPPRPPRGPRKKKNSSVDGLNELDQIMDIESPLTTSPSPYLSSELHQSDIVEIEVSTQTDPLPDDVEFDIEENLNISMSSSLRDLVNEDSMLGKLSDKTGSRPTSRSEKSLKLSDPKISGLGRSSPTVILVEKRVSSPTRINERDEMLTEASLTVQPIDVDQRETPEVPPFPKSRKSSAPKPAAVTLSDRTVERISVETSRDVQLDNLVTQRLQVRDLDVGRLNVSELQATKILVSDIEGMTLQVNELDSKSGHISVSGIEFSQSVIDEIAKKFAEMTAVSSNQVIITQAQPSVAQIPSTPKTENKEEETQTEASQEETKKESKIVENIDDDSLSVTCAPPLSIEENIPPQRPPPPDLTPLLYSYLQDLASPPPQIYFPRNLPPTNLSEALHTTPAPPLRRSKRKPAAALSESSSDDSRPRPSPRRMPVPVRAQEPTITEAGAQFLRVCHNSITRAVRNLYTSFMNYVHGAQDKKDVQMAMVICLVLVAGLIMFGLSDSRAVHHHHWEFFNPPDIPQ; this comes from the exons ATGTCTCGTGAATTTTCGAGATCGCGTACTCATTCCCCGGTTGTTGGGGATGtacaaaagattttaaatttagattcaTCTCCTGGAAGTAGCCGAAAACACGATGACGATGGCAGAGATGAAGGTGTTCATATTCCCAACTTCTCTAAAGAGATATCTTTAGATTCTGaagatgattttttaaataaaaagacaatGTCAAAATCGTCCATAAATCTCGTTACTTCAACAGAAAtcccaaaaaatatttctcccaaaagtattttaaaacgtCGCGCACCAGACCCACAGTATATTGGAGTTACGGAAACTCGCGAAAAAACCAAATGTTGTCATCcccttgtaaataaaataaaacatttagctGATAAAACGCTAcaaaaattagataaggtcGAAAGTGAAAAATCTCCAGTATCAAAGCGAAAGAGAAATGAAGAATCCCAAGAAATAAGGCAGTTAAAAAATTCACCCAGTGCCGTACGGCGACAAAAATTTAGTGCAATAAAGTTAGGGGACTCGGATGAAGTAAGTAAAACAATCTGCGTAGACACACCCCCACCCAGAAAGAGAAAAGAACATATCTATGAAGATATAGATGATACAAAAGGAATATCTTTAGAAAATCTTCAAAATATTTCTCAAGATAAAGTCGAAGAATTACACAAAGATAACGATATTCATGTAGAAAAGAGATCAACTAAATCCTATGACCCTAGTTTAGTCGCTGAAGATACATATTCTTTAAAGGAAGAAGAACACGTTATggaaatattacataaaaatattgaccAGCATCGTAAAGAAGTTATTATAACGGAGGATGATCATGATATAGCTGAAGAAGCAGTTCATCAAGAAACACCCAATACTTATAATACCTCTcacaatattacaattactgAAATTACTGATGATGAATCTACGAGTAATATGGAACAATCTTCAACGGTACCTATTGAAGTATCACCGAGTCCAAGTCCCAGAGAAATACAACGAAAACGGAAGGAAGAATTTCAAGATAACGATTGGTCTAAACCAAGCAG TGATCATGAATATGAAATCATCGAAAAGCCACCACCAAATATTACTTACACGGCCCCAAGCGTAGATGAAAAACCCAACATGGTAAAAACTGAAGATGAAATGTCAAGTACTTCTTCTTTAGAAcgcaaatatttacaaaatcaaTCTGATGACGAAGAAATTGAtagcaaagaaaatataaatgaagatACAAAAGATAGTGCAATGAGTGCAGAAGCTTTACAAAAAGATATTGAAGAacgtttttttgttaatacgCCTTCGACGGTATCAAGAACTGAATGTGAAATTAGTACCAGCCAGGTTGACTCGTCTGCGTTGGAAAATTTACCATTAAAAAGAGACAGCCGCACAAAAAATGGAGAGAACATTGACAGTAAAATACAACAACGATTAAAGGAGGGAACaggaaaattaaaatctcAAGCTGGAAAACTaagaacaaaaattaatagtatGAAGATGCCTGATCGacctaaatttaaaatgccaGAAAGACCTAAATTTTCATTTCCtgataaaagtaaatttaccCTACCAGAGAGATCTAAAATAAAGAGCTTCAATATAAAAGAAAGGTTTTCTTTGGGAGAGCGAAGAAAGTTTTCTTTGCCTGAGAGGCCAAAATTTAATGTTCCCGAGTTTCCGAAGTTTAAAATGCCCGAAAGACTTCTAACTAACTTCCAGAGTTTAGGAAGGAAAAAAGAGTATAAAGTGGATGATAACACTGAATCTACTTCCGATTTACAAAACACAGCCACCGTAGACTTCGAAGTAAAGACATATCCAAgactattttcaaaaaaaaagaaaactccTCTACCCAAAACATCGTCTTCTCCTACTTTAAATAGAGAAGATACTCCACCTCCCACTTTTACCTTTACTCGTATGAAGAAGCCGATCGAAGAAACAGCTTATGATCCTGAAAGGTCAGAAGAACCACGAGAATACGGTAGTATCGATAACAAAGACGATTTTACTTCTGATACcgtagaaaaaaaacaatttgaaacGACGTATGATTTTGATAGAATGCCTTCATATGACTACGAAGAAGAAGAACAAGAATTCCAGAATACTGAAAACTCACACCCAGGTTCACAATTGATGCCGAATCAAGAATTCACGCACATAAACGAAATAAACAAAGACGAATTTTTTGTTCGACCGAGAGGAATATCTCGAGAAAATATACAAGTAAGGGAATACTTGAGCGATGAAATACGACAAGCGTTTCAGACACCGCAAAATGTTTTGGTCACTATGGGAACGGATTCTAGAGACGACGATCACATGTATGCCAACGACTTAGATGTCGATAATGATATAATCGACGACGAAAATATCAAATACTCAACAGAAGATATTAATGAAAGGGATGACGGATATTATACATTCCCACCCGTTAGACCATCTAGAGCAAAACGAAAGAAGAAAGAAACTGAttccattaaatatattgacgaTAGCGTAAATGCCAGTATGCAGTTTAGTGAGGTAGATTTGGGAATGTCTGACGATCTTGATGATCAACCTATGAATGATAACTTACAAAGTCATGTCAATCAGGAATTCTCAGACTTTCCTCCTCCGACTGATTTACGTTCCATTCACGAATATGCAAATGACGAAATTATCGAATATCCTGATCAACTTGTTCAATCACAAACACTTCCTATGCCTCCAAAACGGAAAAAGAAATTTGGCAAACAAGACACAAATTCCTCATTGAACACCTTTGACAGTTTGACACTTCCGGAAAATTTTGAAAAGCCTCAGGATCGCAGCGAggat ATAATCGTGTATCGAACTGAACACGAATACACTGTTCCTCAAGCTGAATCAGCTATTGATCCGAGCCCTGCGCCACCAAAACGAACCCGTTCGCGAAGTTCTCGTGAACCATCTCTGTATGACGATGATCGAACTTCGAGAGGGGCAGATTCTCTAATACTTGACACAAATCTTCCACCCGCCAGTGACATAGATGGGAGATCAGAAAGTTGCCATGAAAGTCCAGGATATGCTACTGTCGATAAAGGGGGTAATCAACAAATTAAAACGGCTAGAAGATCTAAAAGCAAAACACCACCACGACGCAGGAAAAGTAATAGTTCTGAAAGAAAGTATTACACTGTGGGCAGTAGTAAAACTGTTGTTCCAAATAGACCGCCTAGGAAAAAATCATCTATAAGTCTTACAACATTAGATAGCTTCGCTCGACGATCTATAAGTGGTGATTTTACGCAGTATGATGAGATAGATGAACCGCAGGTTGAAGACGTACACAAGGACCTAAAATCagggaaaattttaaataaaatgaaagatAGACCGTTGCCCCCTCCACCTCGCCCACCCAGGGGAccaagaaaaaagaaaaattcatCAGTGGATGGACTCAATGAACTAGATCAAATTATGGATATAGAGAGCCCACTGACAACGTCTCCTTCCCCCTACTTATCTAGTGAACTCCATCAAAGTGATATAGTAGAAATAGAAGTCTCTACACAAACAGACCCTCTTCCAGATGATGTTGAATTTGACATAGAAGAAAACTTGAATATATCCATGTCTAGTTCCTTAAGGGATCTCGTAAATGAAGATTCAATGCTTGGTAAATTATCAGATAAAACAGGTTCTCGGCCTACGTCAAGATCtgaaaaatcattaaaactcTCTGACCCAAAAATATCGGGTCTCGGACGTTCATCGCCAACTGTAATTTTAGTTGAAAAACGTGTATCAAGTCCAACTAGAATAAACGAAAGAGACGAAATGTTAACCGAAGCATCATTAACTGTTCAACCTATAGATGTTGATCAAAGAGAAACTCCTGAAGTACCACCCTTTCCAAAATCAAGAAAATCTTCTGCACCTAAGCCTGCAGCTGTTACATTAAGTGACCGTACCGTTGAAAGAATTTCTGTTGAGACAAGTCGTGATGTTCAGTTAGATAACTTGGTTACACAAAGATTGCAAGTAAGAGATCTAGATGTTGGCAGATTAAACGTCTCTGAATTACAAGCTACTAAAATCCTTGTATCAGATATTGAAGGTATGACACTTCAAGTTAATGAACTAGATTCGAAATCGGGCCATATATCAGTAAGTGGCATAGAATTCTCGCAATCCGTTATTGATGAAATTGCTAAGAAGTTTGCGGAAATGACTGCAGTTAGTTCAAATCaagtaataataacacaaGCACAGCCAAGTGTGGCACAGATACCTTCAACTCCTAAGACCGAAAACAAAGAAGAGGAGACGCAAACAGAGGCATCTCAAGAAGAAACGAAAAAGGAAAGTAAAATTGTTGAAAATATTGATGATGATTCTCTGTCTGTAACATGTGCACCTCCACTTAGCATCGAAGAGAATATACCACCTCAAAGACCCCCACCTCCTGATCTTACTCCacttttatattcatatttacaaGACCTTGCGTCCCCACCCCctcaaatttattttcctCGAAATCTACCACCTACAAATTTGTCAGAGGCTCTCCATACTACACCAGCCCCACCTTTACGGCGATCAAAACGTAAGCCCGCCGCAGCGCTAAGCGAATCCAGTTCTGATGACAGTAGACCTAGACCTTCGCCTCGAAGAATGCCTGTTCCGGTCAGAGCTCAGGAGCCAACTATCACTGAGGCGGGTGCCCAATTTTTAAGAGTGTGCCATAATTCTATTACTCGTGCTGTAAGGAATTTGTACACTTCCTTTATGAACTACGTTCATGGTGCCCAAGATAAAAAAGATGTCCAAATGGCTATGGTTATATGTTTAGTGTTAGTCGCAGGTTTGATCATGTTTGGCTTAAGCGATAGTAGGGCTGTACACCATCACCATTGGGAGTTTTTCAACCCTCCAGACATACcccaataa